CGTCGGCCACCAGCACGTCGCACTTGCCCGTGACGATGTCGCGCCCCTCGATGTTGCCCACGAAGTTGATGTCCGGCAGCGCGGCCAGGAGCTGGTGCGCCTCGAGCACCACCTCGTTCCCCTTTTCGGGCTCGGAGCCGATGTTCAGCAGGCCGATACGCGGGCGGTCGATCCCCAGCATGTCCTCCGCATACACGCTGCCCAATTGGGCGAACTGCACCAGCTGGTGGGGCTTGGTGTCGACGTTGGCGCCCACGTCCAGCGCCAGGCAGCGCCCGGTGGCCGTGGGAATGCGCGCGCCCACCGGCGGCCGGTCGACGCCCTGCAGGGTTCGCAGAATGACGAGCGACGCGGCCATCACGGCGCCGGTGCTCCCGGCGCTGATGAACGCGTCGACTTCGCCCGCCTGCAGCAGGCGCACGCCCACGACGATGGACGAGTCGCGCTTGCGGCGGATGGCCGTCGCGGGCGCCTCGTGCATCTCGATGACTTCGGACGCATGGACGATCTCCAGCCGGTCGCGCGGCGCGTCGGGCCACCGCGCCAGCTCGGCTTCGATCCGGTCCCTGTCGCCCACCAGCACCACGCTGGCGCCGGCGTCCAGGTCAAGCAAAGCTCCGACCGCGCCCTCGACCTCTACGGCCGGGGCACGGTCGGAGCCCATCGCGTCCAGCGCGATCCGCATGCGTGGTTTCGGGGTGACGGGTTCGTTTAGAACTCGTCGGCCTCGATACGCTGCTCCTTGCGGTAGTAGCCGCAGTTCGGGCAGACGCGGTGCTGGATGTGCGGATCTCCGCACTGCGGGCACGCGCTGAACGACGGCATGGCCGCCTTGACGTGCGTGCGGCGCTTGCGCTGGCGCTGCTTGGACTGGCGACGCTTCGGTACGGCCATCGGTGCCCCCTGCTCTGCTATCGGTAAGTGGTCAGTCGTCGAACTTGACGTTCTTCAGCACGTCCCAGGCGCTCGGAAGCTGCGCGGGAACGCAATCACAGCCCGCCGTGTTCAGGTCGGTTCCGCACTGCGGGCACAGCCCGCGGCAGTCCTCGCCGCACAGGGCGAACTCGGGCGCCCGCAGCAGCACCTGCTCGCGAACCACGTCGCGCAGGTCCAGCTCGTCGCCCCGCGCGGGGAGAGGATACACCTCGCCGTCCGCGCCCTCGTCTTCCTCCGTCAGCGGCTCGAAAAGGAGGTCGACGGTGTCGTCGATCTCCTGCTCCACCGGCGTAAGGCAGCGGCGGCAGGCAAGCCGCACCGCGGTGCGGAGCCGGCCGCGCAGGAACACGCCATCGCCCACGAAGCGGGCGGTGAGGTCCACGTCCAGCGGTGCCGCCAGCTCTACGCGGATGTCGCTCCACATCGGGTCGTCCGCCGCAACCTGCTCGCGAACGTGCACTTCTCCGCGGTCCAGCGCCGCGAGGTTCACTTTCAGCATAAACCGCAAAAGTACAGGGAAAAACGCTTCCTGTCAACCGAACGGCCGGACCGGTGGCCGGGGAGGAGGGCACGGACGAACTCCCGCGCGTCCCTCCCTCCCAGCGTTCGTCCCATACACCGCTTGGACATCGGTGTGCGCGAACGGCCTCACGCCATGCGCGCGGGCCCGTCGCCGCGGGCGCCGTCCAGGCGGCGGTCGATGTCGTACGCGGCGCTGATCAGGGCCAGGTGCGTGAACGCCTGGGGAAAGTTGCCCAGGTGCTCGCCGCTGGGGCCCAGCTCCTCGGCGAACAGCCCCACGTGGTTGGCGTAGCTGAGGATCTTTTCGAAGACGAAGCGCGCCTGCTGCGGATCTCCCCCGCGCGAAAGGCACTCGGCGTACCAGAACGAGCAGATGGAGAAGGTGCCTTCCTCGTCCTGGAACCCGTCGGCCTCGCCGCCGCGCACGGCGTAGCGGCGCACCAGCGAGTCCTCCACCAGGTCCTTCTTCACCGCCTCCATGGTGCTCACCCAGCGCGGGTCGGTGGGGCTGATGAAGCGCAGCAGCGGCATCAGCAGGCACGCGGCGTCCAGCGATCCCTCGCCCGGCGACTGCACGAAAGCGCGGCGGCCGGGGTGCCAGAAGTCGTCGTACACGCTGTGGTAGATGGTGTCGCGCGCCTCCATCCACCGTGCCTCGGGCGCCGGGAGCGAGCGGTGCCGGGCCAGGCGCACCGCCCTGTCCATCGCCACCCAGCTGAGGACGCGCGAGCTGAGGTTGGCGCGCGTCGCACGACGGATCTCCCAGATGCCATGGTCCGGCAGCCGCCAGTTCGCGCACACCCAGTCCACCATCTTGGTCAGCGACTGCCACAGGTCGTACGACAGCGGCTCGGAGTACTTGTCGTACAGGTAGACGGAGTCCATCAGCGCGCCGAAGATGTCCAGCTGCAGCTGTCCCACCGCGCCGTTACCGATTCGCACCGGGCGCGATCCGCGGTAGCCTTCCAGGTGGTGGAGGGTGGATTCGGGGAGCTCGTGCGCGCCGTCGATGCCGTACAGCGGCTGCAGGGGAATGCCGTCGCCCTCCTCGGCGCAGCGCTCGGCGATCCACTGCATGAACGGCGCGGTCTCGTCCGTCAGCCCCAGCCGGATCAGCGCGTACAGGGTGAACGCGGCGTCGCGCACCCAGGTGTAGCGGTAGTCCCAGTTGCGCGCCCCGCCCAGCGCCTCCGGCAGGCCGAAGGTGGGGGCGGCGACGAGCGAGCCGTGCGGATGGCTGAACAGCATCTTCAGCACGAGCGCCGAGCGGTGCACCTCGTCGCGCCAGCGGCCGCGGTAGGTGGACCGGCCGATCCACGTCCGCCAGAAGTTGGTGGTGCGCTTGAATGCTTTCGACGCGTAGTCGTGCGTAGCGGGCGCGGCGTCGTGCCGCTCGGCGGCGGCCTCGAGGACGAAGGTGGCCGTCTGCTCGGTCAGCAGCTCGAACTCGGCCACGCAGTCGCCTTCGTCGATGCGCAGCGGCACCGAGCCGCGCAGGCGCAGGTAGGCCAGCCCGGCGCGCACGGCATCGTCGGGAACGAAGAGGATGCCGTTCTCATCTTCCATCACCCGGTGCTCCACGAGCGCGTAGCCGAACCGGGGGGCGCAGCGCAGGCGGAAGCGCACGGTTCCCCGCACCGCCTTCACGCGGCGGACCACGCGGCGCAAGCCGGCCGTCTCGCCCACGGGCATGAAGTCCGACACTTCGGCCACGCCGTCGGGGGAGAGCGTGCGGGTGAGCAGGACGTTGGTGTCGGGAAGGTACAGCTGCTTTCGGCGGGCCTCGCCCAACTGCGGATCGATGCGGAACGATCCGCCGCGCTTCGCGTCCAGCAGCGAGGCGAAGACGGAGGGCGAGTCGAAGCGCGGGGCGCAGAGAAAGTCGATGGAGCCGTCCAGCCCCACCAGCGCCACCGTATGGAGGTCGCCGATGACGCCGTGGTCCTCGATGGGCAGGTAGCGACTGGCCGATCGCGCGGAGTGCGGGCTCATTACCGGCGCGCAGGCGCAAAACGCGCACCTTTCGTCCACACGGGCCATCTGGAGCGGTGGCCTCGGCTCCGCCGGGCGAATGAATTCGCTGCAACGACTACACGAAGTCCGCCTGCGCGGACTGGCTTGCTCGGGTGTGAGTTGTGGCGTGGAGCGCGGCCGACGCCCCCGCGAAGAGCGAGGTGTCATCCAGAGGCCCGAGCGAACCGAACTGGCCCCCAGCACATGCGATGCAGGGCCGTGGGATCTTGCCGCGGATGCCTCGCAGCCTGGGCGCGGCAGCGGTCATGCAACCCGAGGCCTCGGCAGTGCTGGGGCGACTGAAGTCGCGGCAACGACGGCCCGAAGTCCGCCTTCGCGGACTGCACGCGCAGTCGAGTGCGCGAGGCCAGCCGAAGGGCATTCAGGTCTCCCCGTTAGCGGGGACACGCACCCATTGTCATTCCGATGGAGCGGCCACGGTGTACCCTGCCCGTACGTCACATTTTGCAGCGACTGAGGAATCCGCCACACAACT
This genomic interval from Longimicrobium sp. contains the following:
- a CDS encoding DUF177 domain-containing protein; this translates as MLKVNLAALDRGEVHVREQVAADDPMWSDIRVELAAPLDVDLTARFVGDGVFLRGRLRTAVRLACRRCLTPVEQEIDDTVDLLFEPLTEEDEGADGEVYPLPARGDELDLRDVVREQVLLRAPEFALCGEDCRGLCPQCGTDLNTAGCDCVPAQLPSAWDVLKNVKFDD
- a CDS encoding glycoside hydrolase family 15 protein; protein product: MSPHSARSASRYLPIEDHGVIGDLHTVALVGLDGSIDFLCAPRFDSPSVFASLLDAKRGGSFRIDPQLGEARRKQLYLPDTNVLLTRTLSPDGVAEVSDFMPVGETAGLRRVVRRVKAVRGTVRFRLRCAPRFGYALVEHRVMEDENGILFVPDDAVRAGLAYLRLRGSVPLRIDEGDCVAEFELLTEQTATFVLEAAAERHDAAPATHDYASKAFKRTTNFWRTWIGRSTYRGRWRDEVHRSALVLKMLFSHPHGSLVAAPTFGLPEALGGARNWDYRYTWVRDAAFTLYALIRLGLTDETAPFMQWIAERCAEEGDGIPLQPLYGIDGAHELPESTLHHLEGYRGSRPVRIGNGAVGQLQLDIFGALMDSVYLYDKYSEPLSYDLWQSLTKMVDWVCANWRLPDHGIWEIRRATRANLSSRVLSWVAMDRAVRLARHRSLPAPEARWMEARDTIYHSVYDDFWHPGRRAFVQSPGEGSLDAACLLMPLLRFISPTDPRWVSTMEAVKKDLVEDSLVRRYAVRGGEADGFQDEEGTFSICSFWYAECLSRGGDPQQARFVFEKILSYANHVGLFAEELGPSGEHLGNFPQAFTHLALISAAYDIDRRLDGARGDGPARMA
- the plsX gene encoding phosphate acyltransferase PlsX yields the protein MRIALDAMGSDRAPAVEVEGAVGALLDLDAGASVVLVGDRDRIEAELARWPDAPRDRLEIVHASEVIEMHEAPATAIRRKRDSSIVVGVRLLQAGEVDAFISAGSTGAVMAASLVILRTLQGVDRPPVGARIPTATGRCLALDVGANVDTKPHQLVQFAQLGSVYAEDMLGIDRPRIGLLNIGSEPEKGNEVVLEAHQLLAALPDINFVGNIEGRDIVTGKCDVLVAD
- the rpmF gene encoding 50S ribosomal protein L32, which encodes MAVPKRRQSKQRQRKRRTHVKAAMPSFSACPQCGDPHIQHRVCPNCGYYRKEQRIEADEF